The Blautia hydrogenotrophica DSM 10507 genome window below encodes:
- a CDS encoding TIGR02678 family protein yields METFRALIERFWIEKKKDRELYRKIQREAEKIRGFVTEQLGWKLIANEKIIKLEKIPTHAKGFMGVTQFTRIQDYIIFCALLIYLEEREEGEQFLLSEMLEVLETQLQEYMEVDWTMYAQRRSLVRVLQVAENRGLLKVNDGNSERVADGTEREVLYENTGLSRYFAVNFGRSIETFSSCRDFEAAACFETDTEQSKTQRVYRQLVTAPAFYWISTENKDASYLKAERMRIQRVLGEKLGGSLHLHRNAAFYVYEEERMGELHPEESMLSEVVLTVCKEIRKEVENRHLERDAGDCVSIFRREFQGLVRRCQEREKAVWNKEFGEMEISKLERGILEYMKSWMLAELQGERVIFYPACGKFIGSYLTDFVGEEDKTDE; encoded by the coding sequence ATGGAGACATTTAGAGCGTTGATAGAAAGATTTTGGATTGAAAAGAAAAAAGACAGAGAACTGTACAGAAAAATTCAAAGGGAAGCAGAAAAAATCCGCGGATTTGTCACAGAACAGCTAGGATGGAAGCTGATTGCCAATGAGAAGATCATAAAGCTGGAAAAAATACCTACCCATGCGAAAGGCTTTATGGGAGTTACTCAGTTTACTCGAATTCAAGATTATATTATTTTTTGTGCACTGCTGATTTATTTGGAGGAGCGGGAGGAAGGAGAGCAATTTCTTCTGTCAGAGATGCTGGAAGTACTGGAAACACAGCTTCAGGAATATATGGAAGTGGATTGGACGATGTATGCTCAGCGCAGATCGCTGGTGAGGGTTTTGCAGGTTGCAGAAAACAGGGGCCTGTTGAAAGTGAACGATGGGAACAGTGAGCGGGTGGCCGATGGGACGGAGCGAGAAGTGCTCTATGAGAATACGGGTTTATCCCGATATTTTGCAGTGAATTTTGGGCGCAGTATCGAAACATTTTCGTCGTGTCGGGATTTTGAGGCTGCTGCTTGTTTCGAGACGGATACGGAACAGAGCAAGACCCAGAGGGTATATAGACAATTGGTGACTGCACCGGCGTTTTACTGGATATCTACAGAAAACAAGGATGCGTCGTATTTGAAGGCGGAGAGAATGCGGATACAAAGAGTGTTGGGAGAAAAGTTGGGAGGTAGCCTTCATCTCCATCGAAATGCGGCCTTTTACGTGTATGAAGAAGAGCGTATGGGAGAGCTGCACCCTGAGGAGAGTATGCTCAGTGAGGTCGTCCTGACTGTCTGTAAAGAAATACGCAAAGAGGTGGAGAATCGGCATCTGGAAAGAGACGCCGGAGACTGTGTCAGTATTTTTAGAAGAGAGTTTCAAGGGCTGGTACGAAGGTGTCAGGAAAGAGAAAAAGCGGTCTGGAACAAAGAGTTTGGGGAGATGGAAATCTCAAAATTGGAGCGAGGCATTTTGGAATATATGAAATCCTGGATGTTGGCGGAACTTCAAGGGGAGAGAGTGATTTTCTATCCGGCCTGCGGAAAATTTATAGGCTCCTATCTCACCGATTTCGTTGGAGAGGAGGATAAAACGGATGAGTAA
- a CDS encoding TIGR02677 family protein, translating to MKRLEAIQEAAYLSTGNTLQYRRIMRIFYREYEKMHFQLYEREVLSLLRACPGFEEYPAQKLKQDLRMLVEWKNLIAVQELKHVRTIAEYKNRQFRYSMTENAVEIERLTVKLENRYRESGNLSSCYLMRIEEALMDMERIKSASTRETGQWWRNLQEDFQRLNQNYQDYLSEFYSENSDKILKSVEFILHKDRLVTYLKEFVQELRVNASRIEAVLKEISGEQAAEILERVVLCERDILFPGSKDKEAVKESVRENVFGGWAALRQWFLSETEPSECSRVLEITDEIIRKIIQNAALIVQAQSWSVSRKNDYQKFIRLFRECEDLEEAHCLAAHLFGIQQVRHFRVCKDRSTESIYSSTYEEEAMEFWLRPRRRRHGSRLERTGFEDKGERKKSQRREYLKRSEEELYTVTQYIQGGCLELSKIEGKISKETRALLLRWIETAMLSGSGRGVTESGKFYQLQRTDSRCTLHCEDGDFSMPNYILMFGAREDGDI from the coding sequence TTGAAACGTTTAGAAGCGATACAGGAAGCGGCTTACCTTTCCACTGGAAATACCTTGCAGTACAGAAGAATCATGAGAATTTTTTATCGTGAATATGAGAAAATGCATTTTCAGCTCTATGAAAGAGAGGTGCTGAGCCTGCTGCGTGCCTGTCCGGGGTTTGAAGAATATCCTGCACAGAAGCTGAAACAGGATTTGAGAATGCTGGTGGAGTGGAAGAATCTGATTGCCGTCCAGGAGCTGAAGCATGTACGCACGATCGCAGAGTATAAGAACAGGCAATTTCGCTATTCCATGACGGAGAACGCTGTGGAGATTGAGAGACTGACAGTGAAATTGGAAAACAGGTATCGGGAAAGTGGGAATCTCTCATCTTGTTATCTGATGAGAATCGAGGAGGCGCTTATGGATATGGAAAGGATAAAGAGTGCTTCAACGAGAGAGACCGGCCAATGGTGGAGGAATCTTCAGGAAGACTTTCAGCGTCTGAATCAGAACTACCAGGATTATCTGAGTGAATTTTATTCGGAAAATTCAGATAAAATCTTAAAATCTGTGGAGTTTATTTTGCATAAAGACCGGCTTGTCACTTATCTGAAGGAGTTTGTTCAGGAGCTTCGGGTAAATGCGTCGAGGATTGAAGCTGTGCTCAAGGAAATATCCGGGGAACAGGCAGCTGAAATCTTAGAACGGGTGGTATTGTGTGAGAGGGATATCCTATTTCCAGGTTCAAAGGACAAAGAGGCCGTCAAAGAATCTGTGAGGGAAAATGTATTTGGAGGATGGGCAGCTTTGCGGCAATGGTTTTTGAGTGAGACAGAGCCAAGTGAGTGTAGCCGCGTTCTGGAGATTACAGATGAGATCATCAGAAAAATCATACAGAACGCGGCTCTCATTGTTCAGGCCCAGAGTTGGAGTGTCAGCCGAAAAAATGATTATCAGAAATTTATCCGGCTGTTTAGGGAGTGTGAGGATTTGGAAGAGGCACACTGCCTGGCTGCTCACCTCTTTGGAATTCAACAAGTCAGACATTTTAGAGTTTGCAAAGATAGGTCGACAGAAAGCATCTATAGCAGTACTTATGAGGAAGAGGCTATGGAGTTTTGGCTGAGGCCGCGCAGGAGAAGGCACGGTTCTAGATTGGAGAGAACTGGCTTTGAGGATAAAGGAGAGAGAAAGAAAAGTCAAAGGAGAGAGTATCTTAAAAGAAGCGAGGAAGAATTGTATACAGTAACACAGTATATCCAGGGAGGTTGTCTAGAGCTGTCCAAGATCGAGGGAAAAATCTCAAAAGAGACGAGAGCATTGTTGCTGCGGTGGATTGAGACGGCGATGCTGTCCGGTTCTGGTAGAGGAGTGACGGAGAGCGGGAAGTTCTATCAGCTACAACGTACGGACAGCAGGTGTACTTTGCACTGTGAGGATGGCGATTTCAGTATGCCGAACTATATTCTGATGTTTGGGGCAAGAGAAGATGGAGACATTTAG
- the queA gene encoding tRNA preQ1(34) S-adenosylmethionine ribosyltransferase-isomerase QueA — translation MKTSDFYYELPQELIAQDPLEDRSSSRLLHLDRRTGEISHGTFQDILTYLKPGDCLVINDTKVIPARLFGRKEDTGAVIELLLLKRRENDVWETLVKPGKKAKVGTKLIFGDGILCGEILDVVEEGNRLIQFQYEGIFEEILDQLGEMPLPPYITHKLKDKNRYQTVYAKHEGSAAAPTAGLHFTPELLQRVKEMGVKIAHVTLHVGLGTFRPVKVEDVAEHHMHSEFYVVEQEQAALVNETKRNGGRVICVGTTSCRTLESATDEEGKLQAGSGWTEIFIYPGYQFKIMDGLITNFHLPESTLLMLVSAFAGKEKIMAAYKEAVRERYRFFSFGDAMFIV, via the coding sequence ATGAAAACATCCGATTTTTACTACGAACTTCCCCAGGAGCTGATTGCGCAGGACCCCTTAGAGGACAGAAGCAGCTCTCGTCTGCTGCATCTAGACCGGCGGACCGGGGAGATTTCCCATGGAACATTTCAGGATATTCTAACGTATCTAAAACCGGGAGACTGTCTGGTCATCAATGACACAAAAGTGATACCGGCCAGACTGTTCGGCCGCAAAGAGGACACAGGAGCAGTCATTGAGCTGCTGCTGTTAAAGAGAAGGGAAAACGATGTCTGGGAGACTCTGGTAAAACCCGGGAAGAAGGCGAAAGTGGGTACAAAGCTGATTTTTGGAGACGGGATTTTATGCGGAGAGATTTTGGATGTGGTTGAGGAAGGGAATCGTTTGATACAATTCCAATATGAAGGAATTTTTGAGGAGATTTTAGATCAGTTGGGCGAGATGCCTTTGCCTCCATATATTACTCATAAATTGAAAGATAAGAATCGCTATCAGACCGTCTATGCCAAACACGAAGGTTCAGCAGCGGCGCCCACGGCAGGGCTGCATTTCACTCCTGAGCTGTTGCAGAGAGTGAAGGAAATGGGGGTGAAAATTGCCCATGTGACGCTTCATGTGGGGTTGGGAACGTTTCGCCCGGTGAAGGTGGAGGATGTTGCCGAGCATCATATGCATTCAGAGTTCTATGTGGTTGAACAGGAGCAGGCTGCGCTTGTCAATGAGACGAAGAGAAACGGTGGCAGGGTGATCTGCGTGGGCACCACAAGCTGTAGGACTTTGGAGTCAGCTACGGATGAAGAAGGAAAGCTTCAGGCAGGAAGTGGCTGGACAGAGATTTTTATCTATCCAGGTTATCAGTTTAAAATTATGGATGGGCTGATTACAAATTTCCACCTTCCGGAATCCACCTTGCTGATGCTGGTATCGGCATTTGCGGGGAAAGAGAAGATTATGGCTGCCTATAAGGAGGCAGTCCGCGAGCGGTATCGTTTTTTTTCATTCGGCGACGCGATGTTCATCGTGTAG
- a CDS encoding histidine phosphatase family protein, with product MRLYIMRHGETSWNALKKIQGIADIPLNEKGRALAKVTGEALKEIKFDLVITSPLCRAKETARLVIGDRQVPWIEEPRIQEICFGIMEGTQESASDRPQYSENLHRFYADPWNYTAPQDGESIMDVCKRTKEFWEELVKKQEYENYTILISSHGCASRAIMQNVYGDHDFWHGEVPPNCSVNIVDVKDGESVVVEADRVYY from the coding sequence ATGAGACTGTATATCATGAGACATGGTGAGACGTCGTGGAATGCCCTGAAAAAAATTCAGGGCATTGCCGATATCCCCTTAAACGAAAAGGGAAGGGCTTTAGCCAAGGTGACTGGCGAAGCTCTAAAAGAGATAAAATTTGACTTGGTGATTACCAGTCCTTTGTGCCGTGCGAAGGAGACTGCCAGGTTAGTGATTGGAGATAGGCAGGTTCCGTGGATAGAGGAACCGAGAATTCAGGAGATCTGTTTCGGTATTATGGAGGGAACCCAGGAGTCGGCGAGTGATCGGCCTCAGTACTCTGAAAACCTGCATAGATTTTATGCCGACCCGTGGAATTATACGGCTCCGCAGGATGGAGAGAGTATCATGGATGTCTGTAAGAGGACAAAAGAATTTTGGGAAGAGCTTGTGAAGAAACAGGAATATGAGAACTATACGATTCTGATCTCCTCTCACGGCTGTGCTTCCCGGGCTATCATGCAGAACGTCTACGGGGACCATGATTTTTGGCATGGTGAGGTTCCGCCGAACTGCAGTGTCAACATTGTGGATGTGAAAGACGGCGAGAGTGTCGTTGTGGAAGCGGACAGAGTCTACTATTAG